A window from Methanobacterium formicicum DSM 3637 encodes these proteins:
- a CDS encoding peptide ABC transporter ATPase: protein MDLLTELNHEGMSIIIVTHDPMAAEYAHKTVKMKDGKIGNSS from the coding sequence ATGGATCTGTTAACCGAGTTAAACCATGAAGGGATGAGTATTATTATAGTCACTCACGACCCCATGGCTGCAGAGTACGCCCATAAAACTGTCAAGATGAAAGATGGGAAGATTGGTAATAGTAGTTAA
- a CDS encoding ABC transporter ATP-binding protein → MTDILEIKEVWKTYQMGAEKINAIQGINFKVEDGAFIAVMGPSGSGKSTLLHLAGILDQPTKGDVILNGENIKELSGKQQAKLRRTKIGFIFQRFNLLSQLTAQENVMLPMIKPDQEKARKILDRVGLSGKYDRLPTQLSGGEEQRVAIARALANDPVLILADEQGNWTPQTAG, encoded by the coding sequence ATGACTGATATACTGGAAATTAAAGAAGTATGGAAAACATACCAGATGGGTGCGGAAAAAATCAATGCTATTCAAGGGATTAACTTCAAGGTAGAAGATGGTGCATTCATAGCAGTGATGGGGCCTTCAGGGTCCGGGAAATCAACCCTTCTGCACCTGGCTGGCATACTTGATCAACCCACCAAGGGAGATGTTATCCTTAACGGTGAAAACATCAAAGAACTTTCAGGAAAACAACAGGCCAAACTGAGAAGAACCAAAATCGGATTCATCTTCCAACGCTTTAACTTACTTTCCCAGTTAACCGCACAAGAGAATGTCATGCTTCCCATGATAAAACCAGACCAGGAAAAAGCCAGGAAAATTCTTGACAGAGTGGGACTCTCAGGAAAATATGATCGACTTCCAACCCAGTTATCCGGCGGAGAAGAACAACGAGTAGCTATAGCCAGAGCCCTGGCCAACGATCCTGTTTTAATACTCGCTGATGAACAGGGGAACTGGACACCACAAACAGCCGGATGA
- a CDS encoding FtsX-like permease family protein: MLGIIIGVATLLLLMGAGTGMKAYTKDKMQSMAGDITIYNSSGGAYSSGEYYLDSEAVSKIQNMSQLYNVKDETAFSSEINRTPIYVVGVSSWDQYKVNGTNGVVVDQTLVDKFDYKIGSKIVINDKEFTITGTTKQKTMQGLVLLDIDQALPLNDNKVSDVTASVKGDPDTVKNTVESQVPGTMAMTQSDYSKQIDDAMNGIMLFIGAIASIGLIVGVISIVNIMLVNVTERTREIGVLKAIGFTNREVLGSILMEAGLLGFIGSIFGLIIAAVLLQLAITFYGAQLGVEDITLMYMLPVWLVLSVVGGATVLSVLAGLYPAWRASRLNVVEALRYD, translated from the coding sequence ATGCTGGGCATAATAATTGGAGTGGCCACTCTGCTTCTTCTCATGGGTGCAGGAACTGGGATGAAAGCCTATACCAAAGACAAAATGCAATCTATGGCCGGTGATATAACCATATATAATAGTTCTGGAGGGGCTTATTCATCAGGAGAATACTATCTAGATTCAGAAGCTGTGAGTAAAATCCAAAACATGTCACAGCTTTATAATGTAAAAGATGAAACTGCATTCTCCTCAGAAATTAACAGAACACCAATATACGTTGTGGGTGTGTCTAGTTGGGATCAATACAAGGTAAACGGAACCAACGGGGTGGTGGTTGATCAAACACTTGTGGATAAATTCGATTACAAAATAGGCAGCAAGATCGTTATTAATGATAAAGAGTTTACTATAACCGGTACAACCAAACAAAAAACAATGCAGGGCCTTGTATTATTAGACATTGACCAAGCCCTTCCTTTAAATGATAATAAAGTATCCGATGTCACTGCCAGTGTTAAAGGAGATCCTGATACAGTCAAAAACACTGTTGAAAGTCAGGTCCCAGGGACCATGGCAATGACCCAGTCTGACTACTCTAAACAGATTGATGATGCAATGAATGGTATAATGCTCTTTATAGGTGCAATTGCCAGTATAGGACTCATAGTGGGAGTTATTAGTATTGTGAACATCATGCTGGTTAATGTAACCGAAAGAACACGTGAAATTGGAGTTTTAAAGGCCATTGGATTTACCAACCGTGAAGTGTTAGGCAGTATCCTCATGGAAGCTGGTCTATTAGGTTTTATTGGATCAATATTTGGTTTAATAATAGCTGCAGTACTCCTGCAACTGGCTATAACATTCTACGGAGCACAGCTTGGAGTGGAAGACATCACTCTAATGTATATGTTACCGGTCTGGCTGGTTCTGTCTGTGGTAGGTGGAGCTACAGTGCTCAGTGTCCTGGCTGGATTATACCCTGCCTGGAGAGCATCAAGACTCAACGTAGTGGAGGCATTGCGTTATGACTGA
- a CDS encoding helix-turn-helix transcriptional regulator, with protein sequence MKTEIKKFRKELKMTQEELAEAVDVTRQTIIALEQGRYNPSLILAYNVTKALKRKNIEEVFILEEI encoded by the coding sequence ATGAAGACTGAAATTAAAAAATTTAGAAAAGAGCTTAAAATGACTCAGGAAGAGTTAGCAGAAGCTGTGGATGTAACCCGACAGACAATCATTGCTCTAGAGCAGGGAAGGTACAATCCATCATTAATCTTAGCATACAACGTGACAAAAGCTTTAAAAAGAAAAAATATTGAGGAAGTGTTTATTCTAGAAGAGATATGA
- a CDS encoding COG4280 domain-containing protein: protein MIWSLFLPAFLASIVEFVEALTIVLAIGTTINWKSSLWGAVAGFAVLAVLVAVFGSAIVLFVPIDILRIVIGVILVLFGIQWLEKAILRYTGLKAKHDEARIYETRRHEFDDMGEDSSKFSKFGFLTSFKSVLLEGLEVAVIVITFGLTGATDAFQGLSTTSIAALMALIVVMVLGVAIRKPLTNIPENTLKFMVGIMLVTFGTFWSGEGLGITWPLSDLFILVLIAYYLLLCLLLIKWISQRTLNSNIKEPTQQKYPIPLRILRELFDFFCGDWTVFWGFTITIVAVFFLHSISAFPSAPLLLGAILVAGITISLWAAMGRQSQSMQTKS, encoded by the coding sequence ATGATCTGGTCTCTTTTTTTACCGGCTTTTTTGGCATCTATCGTTGAATTCGTCGAAGCCCTAACTATCGTACTGGCCATCGGTACAACAATCAACTGGAAAAGCAGCTTGTGGGGTGCAGTTGCAGGATTTGCCGTATTGGCGGTGCTTGTTGCAGTGTTTGGCAGCGCTATCGTCCTGTTTGTCCCTATCGATATCCTGCGCATTGTGATCGGAGTTATTTTAGTGCTTTTCGGTATCCAGTGGCTGGAAAAGGCAATTTTACGTTATACCGGGCTCAAGGCCAAACATGATGAAGCCAGAATATACGAGACACGTAGACATGAGTTTGATGATATGGGCGAAGATAGCTCTAAATTCAGCAAATTCGGTTTTCTAACTTCCTTCAAAAGTGTACTTCTTGAAGGATTGGAGGTCGCCGTGATCGTTATCACTTTCGGTTTGACCGGCGCTACAGATGCATTTCAAGGGCTTTCAACAACCAGTATCGCTGCTCTTATGGCGCTCATTGTCGTGATGGTGCTGGGTGTGGCGATACGCAAACCGCTTACCAATATCCCTGAAAATACGCTCAAGTTCATGGTGGGCATCATGCTAGTGACATTCGGTACATTTTGGAGCGGAGAAGGGCTCGGCATCACATGGCCGCTTTCTGATCTGTTTATCCTCGTGCTGATCGCGTACTATCTACTGTTGTGCCTGCTACTAATCAAGTGGATAAGCCAACGTACGCTGAATTCAAATATAAAAGAGCCAACCCAGCAAAAGTATCCTATTCCGCTCCGCATCCTGAGGGAGCTTTTTGACTTTTTCTGTGGAGACTGGACGGTCTTTTGGGGCTTTACCATTACCATAGTTGCTGTATTTTTCCTCCACAGCATCAGCGCATTCCCAAGTGCTCCGCTGCTTCTAGGTGCCATACTAGTCGCAGGTATCACTATAAGCTTGTGGGCCGCTATGGGAAGACAATCACAATCCATGCAGACTAAATCATGA
- a CDS encoding histone-like protein translates to MELPKAPVGRIMKNAGAPRVSKDAWDILRDYLRQLQE, encoded by the coding sequence ATGGAATTACCAAAAGCTCCAGTAGGTAGAATCATGAAAAATGCGGGTGCTCCAAGAGTAAGTAAAGATGCATGGGATATTTTAAGGGATTATTTAAGGCAATTGCAGGAGTAA
- a CDS encoding HXXEE domain-containing protein has protein sequence MDLSILWLVPIAYFIHIIEEAPRFMPFAIKYYGQPKNYKEFFVGNIILMAYVLISVSLAIFYTNEWTMVIGLATAAWIFTNFLMHAYYTLRYGEYSPGVVTASAIYAPVTVFIYYNFIISGILSTTDIILSMILGFVIMYVPTLMQMKRHGKI, from the coding sequence ATGGATTTAAGTATTTTATGGCTTGTACCAATAGCTTATTTTATACATATTATTGAAGAAGCACCAAGATTCATGCCTTTCGCTATAAAGTATTATGGACAACCTAAAAACTATAAAGAGTTCTTCGTTGGAAATATTATTCTCATGGCTTATGTTCTAATATCAGTATCTCTTGCAATCTTTTATACCAATGAATGGACTATGGTGATAGGATTAGCCACTGCTGCATGGATATTTACAAATTTTTTAATGCATGCATACTATACCCTGCGGTATGGTGAATATTCTCCAGGTGTAGTCACTGCAAGTGCAATATACGCACCTGTAACAGTTTTCATCTACTATAACTTTATAATATCTGGAATACTAAGCACAACAGACATTATATTGTCCATGATCCTTGGATTTGTAATTATGTATGTTCCAACACTTATGCAAATGAAGAGACATGGAAAAATATAG
- a CDS encoding DUF488 domain-containing protein, which produces MIKIKNIQEPALNEDGFRIMVEEICVEDVDFEKSEVNLFLKEIAPSSNCYAFLNKNNLNFDKFKEQYRSELKNKKTLQGIIRNLEKENGTITLLYCSGDPVNNCAAVLKEKLQGYHVIRGSVSRIHGG; this is translated from the coding sequence ATGATAAAAATTAAAAATATTCAAGAACCAGCACTGAATGAAGATGGTTTTAGAATAATGGTTGAAGAAATATGTGTTGAGGACGTAGACTTTGAAAAATCAGAAGTTAACTTATTTCTTAAGGAAATAGCACCATCATCTAACTGTTACGCTTTTTTAAATAAAAATAACCTGAATTTTGATAAATTTAAAGAACAATACCGTAGTGAACTCAAAAATAAAAAAACACTACAGGGCATAATTAGAAATTTAGAAAAAGAGAATGGTACTATTACATTATTGTATTGTTCTGGAGACCCAGTGAATAATTGTGCGGCTGTTTTAAAAGAAAAACTCCAGGGGTACCATGTTATCCGTGGTTCTGTAAGTAGAATCCACGGTGGTTAA
- a CDS encoding ABC transporter permease — protein sequence MKFISVAIKDFKELIRDRRGLFMILLFPMFFMIIFGIAFGGMGTSNETHNLAVVNLDEGATMPLTNEDVNFGNNLTEILRDSEYEDSDVKLFNVINTSESSANKLIQLKEADAMIIIPKNFSQTTVDKMEDSITAQTTGTTSSNNNSNNDTLKLIISGDSSSMGFAVSQVVLIKIIGEYQDNLVANIQSQTSGSSAKPLKLFEGDVESVSGTESFSQFDFLAPGMMLFAILLLATTVAASLTKEVEKGTLARLRISKMRSFDMLFGALIPWSIVAAIQVLILLTVALIMGFNWQGGLNSIVLAMFIGVIGGIGSIALGMIIASFAKNDTQAFNLGIMVVVPTSFVVGAFFQLPQVVVGEIMGRSFQIYDILPWTHILNALKSVLIYGNGLSAITYDLAWSAVLTAILFIIGMGLFSRFRLSVEN from the coding sequence ATGAAATTCATCAGTGTAGCCATTAAAGATTTTAAAGAACTTATAAGAGACCGCAGAGGTCTTTTCATGATATTGCTCTTTCCCATGTTTTTCATGATCATTTTTGGAATTGCCTTTGGGGGTATGGGTACAAGTAATGAAACTCATAATCTGGCAGTTGTTAACCTTGATGAAGGTGCAACGATGCCATTAACCAATGAAGATGTTAATTTTGGAAATAATCTAACCGAAATTTTACGTGATTCTGAATATGAAGATAGTGATGTTAAGTTATTTAACGTTATAAATACTTCAGAATCTTCTGCAAATAAGCTTATACAGCTTAAAGAAGCTGATGCAATGATCATAATTCCCAAAAATTTTTCACAAACTACTGTGGATAAAATGGAGGATTCAATCACTGCGCAAACAACAGGAACAACATCATCTAATAATAATTCAAATAACGATACCCTTAAATTAATTATTAGTGGAGATTCATCCAGCATGGGCTTTGCAGTTTCTCAAGTAGTATTGATTAAAATAATAGGGGAGTATCAGGATAATCTGGTGGCCAATATCCAAAGCCAGACATCAGGATCTTCGGCTAAACCTCTAAAATTGTTTGAAGGAGATGTGGAATCAGTTTCTGGGACGGAATCTTTTTCCCAGTTTGACTTCCTAGCTCCAGGAATGATGCTGTTTGCCATTTTACTTCTGGCCACTACAGTGGCAGCCAGTTTAACCAAGGAAGTGGAAAAAGGTACTTTAGCTCGTTTAAGAATATCCAAAATGCGATCATTTGACATGTTATTTGGTGCACTAATCCCATGGTCAATAGTGGCAGCTATTCAGGTTTTAATTCTACTTACAGTTGCTTTGATAATGGGTTTCAACTGGCAAGGAGGTTTAAACTCCATTGTGCTGGCCATGTTTATAGGAGTCATTGGAGGAATTGGTTCTATTGCATTGGGAATGATAATTGCCTCTTTTGCAAAAAATGATACTCAAGCATTTAATTTAGGTATAATGGTTGTGGTACCTACCAGCTTCGTGGTTGGAGCATTTTTCCAGCTTCCCCAAGTAGTGGTAGGTGAAATAATGGGTAGATCTTTCCAGATATATGATATACTTCCCTGGACTCATATTTTAAATGCATTGAAATCAGTTTTGATATATGGAAATGGATTGAGTGCCATTACTTATGACCTGGCCTGGAGCGCAGTTCTCACCGCCATACTATTTATAATAGGCATGGGATTGTTTTCCAGATTCAGATTAAGTGTTGAAAATTAA
- a CDS encoding ATP-binding cassette domain-containing protein, whose protein sequence is MNEFIIEAKNLFKSFGDFVAVDNLNLKIKRGEVFGFLGPNGAGKTTSIKMMVGLLRPTGGEILIDGEDIAHADRLKIGICPQDIVLWESLTCKESLKFMGQMYEVPEDILKTRVKNLLEDLILTDKANTMVSNLSGGMKRRLNLAMALIHSPEIVVLDEPSEGLDPQSRRVLWNFIRSLRDNEGKTVILTTHLMDEADGLSDRIAIIDHGKLLRLDTPENLKKEFGEGDIVEIHLADSKMNQEVIFRLKTIENIDSITEVDGKINIKTLNAVGKLPEIMNKVQEMNNEIADLSLHPNTLEDVFIELTGTSLRE, encoded by the coding sequence GTGAATGAGTTCATAATCGAGGCAAAAAATCTCTTTAAATCTTTTGGAGATTTTGTAGCAGTAGATAATCTTAATTTAAAAATAAAAAGAGGGGAAGTATTTGGATTTTTAGGCCCTAATGGTGCTGGAAAAACCACATCAATCAAGATGATGGTGGGTTTACTTCGCCCAACTGGTGGGGAAATATTAATTGATGGTGAAGACATTGCCCATGCAGATAGACTTAAAATTGGAATATGTCCTCAAGACATAGTTTTATGGGAAAGCCTTACCTGTAAAGAGAGTTTGAAGTTCATGGGCCAAATGTACGAAGTTCCAGAGGATATATTGAAAACTAGAGTAAAAAACCTATTAGAAGACCTTATACTAACGGATAAAGCAAACACAATGGTTTCTAACCTATCCGGAGGAATGAAACGCAGATTAAATCTAGCTATGGCATTAATACACTCTCCAGAGATAGTAGTTCTGGATGAACCTTCAGAGGGACTTGATCCTCAATCAAGAAGGGTTCTATGGAATTTCATCCGTTCATTGAGGGATAATGAAGGGAAAACAGTTATTTTAACCACACATTTAATGGATGAAGCAGACGGACTTTCAGATCGCATTGCCATAATTGATCATGGAAAACTGTTACGACTGGATACTCCTGAAAATCTTAAAAAAGAGTTTGGTGAGGGAGATATAGTGGAGATACACTTGGCTGATTCTAAAATGAATCAGGAAGTGATTTTTAGACTTAAAACCATAGAAAATATTGATTCAATTACTGAAGTTGATGGTAAAATAAACATAAAGACTTTAAATGCAGTTGGGAAACTTCCAGAGATAATGAATAAAGTTCAGGAAATGAATAATGAGATTGCTGATTTATCACTGCACCCCAATACATTGGAGGATGTTTTCATTGAATTAACTGGAACCAGTTTGAGGGAGTAA
- a CDS encoding HXXEE domain-containing protein has product MYKTYNNIWERLGIFLGPILITIFICFKVSDPNFSWLAFLYWIHLPLVMIHETEEYILSPIGFEKFANYYTVLSKDPPEEDSPLSPAYKLFVNMSIWIWAVLGALLVTVLPWVGMGLIFFQLLINGIQHTIIFQIKKPGYNPGFLTTWLVLNPFCVVTIFYAYHAHALSSLDWLLSLVLGVGFIGVLLLKTTSKRKEE; this is encoded by the coding sequence ATGTATAAAACGTATAATAACATCTGGGAAAGACTGGGGATTTTTCTAGGGCCAATACTGATAACTATTTTCATCTGCTTCAAAGTTAGTGACCCTAATTTTTCATGGCTTGCTTTTTTATACTGGATTCATCTACCACTGGTTATGATCCATGAAACAGAAGAGTATATTCTCTCTCCAATCGGGTTTGAAAAATTCGCCAACTATTACACGGTATTGAGTAAAGATCCACCAGAGGAAGACTCACCCCTATCGCCAGCTTACAAATTATTTGTAAACATGTCCATTTGGATTTGGGCTGTACTGGGTGCGTTACTGGTCACTGTTTTACCATGGGTTGGTATGGGGTTAATATTCTTCCAGTTACTCATAAACGGCATACAACATACCATTATCTTCCAGATAAAAAAACCAGGTTATAATCCTGGATTTTTAACCACCTGGTTGGTTTTAAACCCATTTTGTGTGGTAACCATCTTCTATGCCTATCATGCCCATGCTTTAAGCTCCCTGGACTGGCTACTTTCATTGGTACTGGGTGTTGGTTTTATAGGGGTCCTGCTTCTGAAAACCACTAGTAAACGAAAAGAAGAATAG